A genomic window from Luteolibacter sp. LG18 includes:
- a CDS encoding transglutaminase-like domain-containing protein, whose product MNASAIATPELSVLLRLLDDETPEIRERVSACLARTTGDVSDSLAELNWEGSPADTELLSKLLLPARRETLRTEWAMPSGGLGDDWDQLEYLLRLLSDFLHDGVTMRQSLSDALDLLAEEAEENGGADSEEALRQYLFESGRFRGNKESYYDPRNSDLAFVIEAGTSNPIGLCLVFLFTARRLDLDVTGVGFPGHFLCRIQDEGQPVIVDCFDSGKRHHLASLLAAHPELGREQREALKFAAEPNMILNRVLLNLASSFAGLKQEEDAALIAELRETLD is encoded by the coding sequence ATGAATGCTTCGGCCATTGCCACCCCGGAGCTGTCCGTGTTGTTGCGGCTGCTCGATGATGAAACCCCGGAGATCCGTGAGCGCGTTTCGGCGTGCCTGGCGCGGACGACCGGCGATGTCAGCGATTCGCTGGCGGAGTTGAACTGGGAAGGTTCCCCCGCGGATACCGAACTGCTTTCGAAACTGCTGCTGCCCGCGCGCCGGGAAACCCTGCGCACGGAGTGGGCGATGCCGTCCGGCGGTCTCGGCGACGACTGGGACCAGCTCGAGTACCTGCTTCGCTTGCTTTCCGATTTCCTCCACGACGGCGTGACGATGCGCCAGTCGCTGTCCGACGCGCTCGACCTGCTCGCCGAAGAGGCGGAGGAGAACGGCGGCGCGGATTCGGAGGAGGCGCTGCGCCAGTATCTGTTCGAGTCCGGGCGCTTCCGCGGCAACAAGGAGTCATACTACGACCCGCGTAACTCGGACCTGGCGTTCGTGATCGAAGCCGGCACGTCGAATCCGATCGGGCTGTGCCTGGTGTTTCTCTTCACCGCGCGGCGTCTGGACCTGGACGTCACCGGCGTCGGCTTCCCCGGCCACTTCCTCTGCCGCATTCAGGACGAGGGTCAGCCGGTGATCGTCGATTGCTTCGATTCCGGGAAACGCCACCACCTTGCCTCGCTGCTGGCCGCCCATCCGGAACTCGGCCGCGAACAGCGCGAGGCGCTGAAATTCGCCGCCGAGCCGAACATGATCCTGAACCGCGTGCTGCTGAATCTGGCTTCGTCCTTCGCCGGGCTGAAGCAGGAGGAGGACGCGGCGTTGATCGCGGAATTGCGCGAGACGCTGGATTGA